The DNA window attaactatttatttatttgcatttcctgCCTGTACCTTTATCTCAATGATGACATCTGATGCCAGTGGAGCTTTGTGGGTGCAATCTGGGGGGCATGCGGACCCCGCATCCTGCCTTGATGAACTTCCCAGTGTCTGCCGACTGCTAGCTCTGTCCGAGTCTGCAGAGTCTGCGCTGGCAGGGCACGGCACACTCCTCGTGATCCGCTCAAAACTGcttttccactctctctttATCAGAGCTGGGAAGAAGCGCATTCACACAGAATTCATTCATGCAGTGTCAGCAAGGAATGTACTGGCAAAATTGCTCCAGCCAATCCAAGGGCTTGGTTACTTGTGATATTGGAGGAGAGCCAGTTGCAGGCTTTCTCTGTGGCCAAGCGTGTGGTGATGCTCTCGGCTGTTGTCAGGACCTGCAGCAGACATCAACTCTACTTATGAAGTCTTGGTTGATTGCTGCAACTAGTCAGAATGGGAACTGTAAAAGACTACTCACAGCATGTGAGGTCTCTTCAGGCAGAAGAACACTGACCGCTCTAGGAGCATTCTCACCGCAAAACCTGGAGCAGTGCGcgcgcataaacacacacacacacacacttcaagaCAAATATCTACAGAAAAATCAAACAGCTTGCCATCCGCACATATGTAATTGAGCAGTGTCGAGGTGACTGGGCTAATGACCTGGTGGCTCTCTCCAGAGCCTGCATGCCTGCGTCACAGAGCTGCGCACAGAGAGAGTCATTCAGCTTGGCCGCACAAGCGCCCTCGGAGGCCAAACCGTCCCGGAGAGCATTCTCTCCGCCACGTACCAGCTCAGATACCAGTGTGGCCCtgatgcacgcgcgcacacacacacacacacacacacacacacacacacgtatacacattacacagagagaaagacgaCAGCGAGCTCCAACATACACTCACGTACAAAATGGACAATATGAAAGTGCCAAGTAAGACTGACTTGATGTGTTTGACACAGTTGGAGCCGACTCTCTCTGCCACGAATTCCACAGTACGCCTAAGCGAAGGAGGCTGGTTATGAAAGAAAGCCTGCTCCAGATCCAGctacacaaaaagacaaaggcTGCATTCAGATGGTATGATGCTTAAATCCCATCTGTCATTTTTTTCCTTAGCAAAACTGGATGAGTTTGTTTTTAGATGTTAAATGTGGATGCAAGAATGTTTTCCAAAATCAGAAACAGTCGTGTTCCACCCAAGCACTAAACCAGGATCCTGCTGCTCCACCGCACTCCAGCACCTTGTGTTTAGCACTCAGCTAAGCACCTGCCACCCCAGTATAAAGCACCTCAACACTGCGGGGCTGGTAGTATTACATGCAGTTTCTGCTGGGAGCGAGTGGTGGAGGGCCCCGGGAGCTCCGCAGATGTGGGCGTGATCTTGCGGATCAGGCCTCCTGCTTTGGATGCGCTCCCTGACACAAAGGCAGCCAACAGCTTGCGAAATTCTCCTAGCAAACCAAAGTTGAACAAGTTTGCAACAAcagttaaatatataaacaatattttcagcCAGTACTGAACTGCTCATCAGATCCACAGTCAATACTGAACATCTCCTCTCACCTAAATACGGGCAGCAGGTATAGAGCAGTTGCTGGTCCAACAAGGGCAGATTGTcctgagaaacaaacacatgacatttaaaataaatgaatcaaataatTTTTGTCTTTTGCAAGTTTCACATTACTAATATGGTTCTTCAACCAATGTAAAAAACAAGCATGCTAACAGTACAAAAACCTTTGTGAGGCTTCATTTAGTACCCAATACTTCCACTACTTCTACATATAATGGTGCTTCTCTCACACTCCTGTCACTGAACTTCACTGCATATTAAGACTTCGTTGAAAATATCAAGTAGACTTTATGGTAATGAAGGAACATGTGGTTAGTGAAACACAGGCATTTACTCACTAGTCCTTGACTGCTAGTATGACTCTCCAAATCCTCCAGTTCATCTCTTAGGTCCACGCTAAAGAAGAGGTCCTCAGGGAAGACTGGGATCTGAGAGTGAGAAGGAGCAAGGCAGaaggagagagtaagagagagtgtgacagagtTAGGGGATGGGAGGGAATGATTTAGTCCTGATGTGGAAAGCTGCTGTTCTTCAAGCCacatcagtgcagtgtgtttgacCTGAAAAAGCCAGCCCAGCACTGCCATCAGAAGAAGATGATTCATGTAAAATTGCTCTCCCCCTTTACCCAGCCTCAGCTGCCTGggacacacaaacgcacacggtTAGGACATCTGCAAACGCAGGGTTCAGGATTCATTTTGAGTTTTGTGCTTTGATGAACCTGTagagctgcagcagcaggcaCAGGGCCGTCCTGTAGCAGGGCAGAGATGGGCCGGTGTGGTCCAGCATGGAGAGGAACTCCACCAGCCAGGGAACAGTCAGCACAGTGCGCCTCCTGCGCACACAGCTCCTCAGCACCGCACAAACGTCCAACACTGGAGCACTCTGAAACACACGCCAAGTGTTCAACCTCCGCCCTTCCACGCATGCACCTTCTGGCAAACAGTCTCGCAAGATGAATGAACCTCATAAAACAAGTCAGTCAGTGAACAGGCTTTGTTCTTTCGTGATCTGGAGTGTACCTTGCTGCGGAGAGCGATGGCGGCCTCCTGGATCTCTTTGGATGGAGCCTCAGATGTCTGGTAAGGCATGAAGGAGATGAAGCCCAAGAACTTAGCAAGCAGTCGAGCCACGAGGAGTACCGAGGAGAATCGCTGCTTCTCATCctgcaaagaaagaaaggggtGAAAATGGCAGTTGTTCCTATTCAATaacagtaatattattattaacaacaacaacaacaacaacaacaacttctataagatcaaagccataagCATGTATGCCCtgtcagtcatcagatacctaGCAGGCACAACAAGATGATCAAGAGAAGAACTGGAAGCTGCCGAcatcaagaccagaaaactccTCATAATGTATGGGGCATGCCATCCAAGATCCAACCTCCAAAGGCTGTACACCAGCCAGAAGGAGGATGGAAGCGGTCTACAAATTGTCAGATCCACTGATCAGCATGAAACGCTGAACATCCATGAATAAATCCAAGCAACGGCCCCTGAGGATGAGCTGATGGAGTGCCTCAAACAGATGGGGGACATGGTGACCATGGGAGCAAAGGAGGTGTCGTGGCAGGTTAAGCCCTTGTATGGAATGTACCACCGCCAGTCAGTGGAGGTGACTGGCAGACAAgactaccaatggctggaaaaggcaggagtGAAGGACAGTACaaaggcactaatcatggcagcacgaGACTAGGCACTACGTCGACTGAAGCAGGGGTGTGTCACACTAGAGAAGACCCAAGATGCAGATGGTACGATGGAGCCTCCGAGACAATCTAGCCCCTAGTAGCAGGATGCAAAATGGTGGCAGGGATAGCACACACTGAGAGTGGCAACCAAGTgacagggatcatatacaggaacactCAAGTCCATATGGAAGTAACTACAGAGAGTGGAGGTGAACAAACAAGGCATTACACTCCAGATCTAGACAAAGATAAACAAGGAGTGGTGAAACCAACCAGACATCGTGGCAGTGGACAACATGCAGAAAACAGCGGTGGTGATAGAAgtggcagtcccaagtgatggaaatatCCAAAAGAAGGGATATAAGTAACTGGAAAAATACCACGGACTgaaagaacaaagagaaaatatGGAAAGGGAGCGCCAAGGTTGGAGCAGGTTGGAGcagctccaacagatcccagcaATGCCCAAACTAACCTCAGTTCAGAACGCCGTAATCCTAGGAACAGCACAAATATTGCACCGTACCCTGAAACTCCCAGGCTTCTGGTAGAAGGCCCAAATGTGAGAATaaagatatgaccacccacAGGGGTTTGAGggcaagacaaagaaaaagccCTGTAAatccacacatacatgtatacagaCACGTAGTTTCACTATTCAGCTTCAACAAGTCATGCGGTTCCAACCTGCTGGTCCATGTCCCCGCCTGCCTCCTCCGCGCCCACGGCTGAGGTGGCCTCTGTGCCCAGGATAGACACCTCATTCAGCTGCAGCAATTGCTGACACAAGCCGTCCTTCAGGTGCTGGTTCAACTGACAGCTGGGTCGGAGATAAGAACGTGACACTGTGTCATCAAACCAGAACTGAACTCTGAGCCTGAAAAGTAAATGCTGGATTCGGCGGAATCACACGCGCTTCTGGACAAAGGATGTGAACTAAATGCATGACTGCATGTAACCTCACCAGCTGGCTGTCTGCAGGAAGTCTTTAAAGAACTCCTGGGGTCCGGGGAAAGAGGGCGGCGGGCAGGGTCCGCTCGGGGCCTGTGGTTGGCTCAGACGCTCCTGCAGCCTCTGCAGGCGCCCCAGACCGTCGGCCCCCACCACGCCCAGCAGGTCCGCGTCCGGGGCATCTCCAGGAGAGCCCGGCGCCCTGGGGCCCTTGCACATCTAGAGCGAGCAGCACGGGGAGTGCATGTCGGCCTACGGCAGGACCAAAAAAGGAAGGGAGCAAGTGGGAGGGAAGGCCCTCGAGACTCACCTGCACCAGCTGCTTTTGGAAGAGCCTGGCAAAGTGACAGTGGTTTCCTGCCACAGTCAGCTGACTGACCATCGCCCTGCAGGATGTAAATTACACGAGACGGATGTAGCACGGGGCATAAGTAACGATTTCATACTGGAAATCATTtaagagatttttttattttttttttacagcatacTTATGGTGGTCCTACTGACATGTTAGTAAACCCCAGCCACTCACACCTGACTCTGTGGCCCAGAGCCGCCTCAAACTCCCAGCCAGGCTCCTTATGACAgtcctcccactctctcagGAGCTCGTAAAATATATCTCTGTAACAGAATACAGGTACAGCATAGCACATGGTCAACATGCAGCACTATGTTTCGCCCCTTCACAGGATATTGTCTGAGTCTCTGGTGCACTCTACCTCTGCTTTTTAAAGATGTGGAAAGCCTTGTCACTGCTAAAGTTGGCACGGTTGTCAGTGGATGGCTGGAACGgcactgaatgaatgaaggtGTGGGCATCGGGGAGCACCTAGGAGACAAAGACCAAAGCACCATTCCTTATACTTTTAAACGCTTTAGGAAAAGGTCATtagaacaaaaataacaacGTTAAACCATTAACGAATCGCAAACCTTGGCTGTGCTGGTGTCCTGAGCTTGTACTAGGCGATCTCGCAGGGCTGGGGAGAAAGTGCCCACCCTCTCGTTCTCCACCAGGAGGCGCAGCGTGCATCGGTCCAGGTGCGAGAGCAGCCTGgcagacatggggggggggggggggtagagagacagagtcacTGGGCCAATCAGGACACAGAGAACAGGGGACTGGCAGTGAGGAAGGGATAGGCACACTCACGCAAACTGATTCTCCAAAACACGAACCGCAAAGTATACACAGCTGTGGACATCTCGCAGATATGCTTTCTCCAGAAGGTCTGTAAAAGGACACAGCCAAGAGAAGACTGTGAGCCAACTGTAAGTAATAAGTGGCAGATGTACGCCCTGGTACACCAACCTGTGTTTCCCCCACCCACAGTGGGACACTCTTCTGTGGGTGATGTGCTCCTTGTGGTGAGCAGCTGCAGCACAAAGAACAGCTCCAGGAACACACATGGCACCAGGTTCTCTATcatgcaaaataagcataatcAAAATGACAAACCTGCAAAAAAACATCTGTTAAAACTCAAATCTATATCACCTTTTTGATCAACTGCACCACCTGGTGGCAGCTCACCTGAAATGCAAGCACAGTACACCTCAGCTAAAAGGTTAAGCTCTTGTGCATGGGTCACTTTGGAGGGGTCAGGGCAGGGTGCCTGGGCTTCAGGAGTGACCTTAGCCCCAGGGCTAACCGCTGGTTTGGTGGGGGTACAAACACCCACGGGAGGCTTCAATGGGGAGCTGCACTGCTGTGCAAGCTTAGACCTGAAAAACAGGACAGACGGCAGTAAGAGAGACAATCAATTGAGGTTCCGAGGAAAGGGAAGAGAAACGGCTATAAATGTCTTCCATATACCTTTCTTTCTTCAGCAGTTCCCTCTCCTGTTGCAGACAGAGGGAACTCCCAGCTGGACTCCCACCCAGGACCTCTGGGATAGAGGGAGGACTGCAGGGCTGGCTGAGAGGAGTGGAGGTGAAGCAGCTCTTAGGTTTAGAGTTGGGGCGCTCTGCGCTGACCGGTGTCGGGTTGATTCGACGAGACGGTTTAGTTgcactggggggggggagatgatTGAaccaacactgaaaaaaaagctTGCCATAAAGTTGTAATACAATACTTGTAATGTCTCAGTACTTGTACTTCACAAATATACCAAAACATACCTCAATctcaaaattgaaaaaaaaaaaaagtggggagttttttttttttttaaagaatattttcattttcagagaaTGAATTAATTTTCAGATGACTCACAGAGGTGAAACATGGGATGCCCCGACTGGAGGGAAGTCCTCCAAGCTGTTGAAGTTCAGCTCTACTTGTGTGGGTGGTGACACTGGCTCACTAatcctccctccacctctgcccTTTCTTCCTGCGCCATCCCACCGACCCCCCTCGTCCAAGTGCCCGCTACGAGCTCCGGCCTGCCGGCTTGCCGAGGTCGGCCCGTGGGGCCCGCTCCTCCGGCGGCCTCGATGCTGCTGCGTGGTGGGACTTGGCTGGCTCTCTGGGGGTGAAATCATAAAGTCAGCAAGACGGTGACGCTGGGTGAGACGCCGCTCTGAGGGCGTGTGCCTCGGGGCAGGGCTCCATCCGGAGGCGAACATCGGACTGATGCCGAGGTCCTGATTGCTGACCGTCGAGCTGTTCCGTTCGCTTGAGTTGTCTGGCCGGGGTGTGGAAGGATCTGATGAGAAAAGCTGGACTCGGCTAGCGCTGCGTGACCCGTGCCCCGCGGATGACCTGTTTGCCCGGC is part of the Electrophorus electricus isolate fEleEle1 chromosome 13, fEleEle1.pri, whole genome shotgun sequence genome and encodes:
- the cdan1 gene encoding codanin-1 isoform X2, which encodes MAALLESLLKREVELYRALAWLRGQTECTGNDQDLLLKVRKQEFVPFLLNFLRDQSSRTLSHGATTPAKTPSSIRSSGAQGSSTERRANRSSAGHGSRSASRVQLFSSDPSTPRPDNSSERNSSTVSNQDLGISPMFASGWSPAPRHTPSERRLTQRHRLADFMISPPESQPSPTTQQHRGRRRSGPHGPTSASRQAGARSGHLDEGGRWDGAGRKGRGGGRISEPVSPPTQVELNFNSLEDFPPVGASHVSPLATKPSRRINPTPVSAERPNSKPKSCFTSTPLSQPCSPPSIPEVLGGSPAGSSLCLQQERELLKKERSKLAQQCSSPLKPPVGVCTPTKPAVSPGAKVTPEAQAPCPDPSKVTHAQELNLLAEVYCACISENLVPCVFLELFFVLQLLTTRSTSPTEECPTVGGGNTDLLEKAYLRDVHSCVYFAVRVLENQFALLSHLDRCTLRLLVENERVGTFSPALRDRLVQAQDTSTAKVLPDAHTFIHSVPFQPSTDNRANFSSDKAFHIFKKQRDIFYELLREWEDCHKEPGWEFEAALGHRVRAMVSQLTVAGNHCHFARLFQKQLVQMCKGPRAPGSPGDAPDADLLGVVGADGLGRLQRLQERLSQPQAPSGPCPPPSFPGPQEFFKDFLQTASCCQLNQHLKDGLCQQLLQLNEVSILGTEATSAVGAEEAGGDMDQQDEKQRFSSVLLVARLLAKFLGFISFMPYQTSEAPSKEIQEAAIALRSKSAPVLDVCAVLRSCVRRRRTVLTVPWLVEFLSMLDHTGPSLPCYRTALCLLLQLYRQLRLGKGGEQFYMNHLLLMAVLGWLFQIPVFPEDLFFSVDLRDELEDLESHTSSQGLDNLPLLDQQLLYTCCPYLGEFRKLLAAFVSGSASKAGGLIRKITPTSAELPGPSTTRSQQKLHLDLEQAFFHNQPPSLRRTVEFVAERVGSNCVKHIKATLVSELVRGGENALRDGLASEGACAAKLNDSLCAQLCDAGMQALERATRFCGENAPRAVSVLLPEETSHAVLTTAESITTRLATEKACNWLSSNITTLIKREWKSSFERITRSVPCPASADSADSDRASSRQTLGSSSRQDAGSACPPDCTHKAPLASDVIIEIKEVLSIATGPRSEEEVFTAQHICSILNKVAQTLSCRKFMSSVAEQMLLRCTVLLACKLVSGDLPLVSPAEIVRSLLDEFVLLWAHTPSGPIPFHILLSEATITAILNASELQRRHYLLLVKLLIEKHLLKEEEIGSQWAKMSELSWPVESIERFQKLSLASPLPVPSVQRGDILQVSQ
- the cdan1 gene encoding codanin-1 isoform X1, translating into MAALLESLLKREVELYRALAWLRGQTECTGNDQDLLLKVRKQEFVPFLLNFLRDQSSRTLSHGATTPAKTPSSIRSSGAQGSSTERRANRSSAGHGSRSASRVQLFSSDPSTPRPDNSSERNSSTVSNQDLGISPMFASGWSPAPRHTPSERRLTQRHRLADFMISPPESQPSPTTQQHRGRRRSGPHGPTSASRQAGARSGHLDEGGRWDGAGRKGRGGGRISEPVSPPTQVELNFNSLEDFPPVGASHVSPLATKPSRRINPTPVSAERPNSKPKSCFTSTPLSQPCSPPSIPEVLGGSPAGSSLCLQQERELLKKERSKLAQQCSSPLKPPVGVCTPTKPAVSPGAKVTPEAQAPCPDPSKVTHAQELNLLAEVYCACISENLVPCVFLELFFVLQLLTTRSTSPTEECPTVGGGNTDLLEKAYLRDVHSCVYFAVRVLENQFALLSHLDRCTLRLLVENERVGTFSPALRDRLVQAQDTSTAKVLPDAHTFIHSVPFQPSTDNRANFSSDKAFHIFKKQRDIFYELLREWEDCHKEPGWEFEAALGHRVRCEWLGFTNMAMVSQLTVAGNHCHFARLFQKQLVQMCKGPRAPGSPGDAPDADLLGVVGADGLGRLQRLQERLSQPQAPSGPCPPPSFPGPQEFFKDFLQTASCCQLNQHLKDGLCQQLLQLNEVSILGTEATSAVGAEEAGGDMDQQDEKQRFSSVLLVARLLAKFLGFISFMPYQTSEAPSKEIQEAAIALRSKSAPVLDVCAVLRSCVRRRRTVLTVPWLVEFLSMLDHTGPSLPCYRTALCLLLQLYRQLRLGKGGEQFYMNHLLLMAVLGWLFQIPVFPEDLFFSVDLRDELEDLESHTSSQGLDNLPLLDQQLLYTCCPYLGEFRKLLAAFVSGSASKAGGLIRKITPTSAELPGPSTTRSQQKLHLDLEQAFFHNQPPSLRRTVEFVAERVGSNCVKHIKATLVSELVRGGENALRDGLASEGACAAKLNDSLCAQLCDAGMQALERATRFCGENAPRAVSVLLPEETSHAVLTTAESITTRLATEKACNWLSSNITTLIKREWKSSFERITRSVPCPASADSADSDRASSRQTLGSSSRQDAGSACPPDCTHKAPLASDVIIEIKEVLSIATGPRSEEEVFTAQHICSILNKVAQTLSCRKFMSSVAEQMLLRCTVLLACKLVSGDLPLVSPAEIVRSLLDEFVLLWAHTPSGPIPFHILLSEATITAILNASELQRRHYLLLVKLLIEKHLLKEEEIGSQWAKMSELSWPVESIERFQKLSLASPLPVPSVQRGDILQVSQ